One part of the Pseudemcibacter aquimaris genome encodes these proteins:
- a CDS encoding MotA/TolQ/ExbB proton channel family protein — translation MEQLTDFISEFFTLWQSGGILMWPLLIIAIFMYSNIFDLFSRLSGYQYDEGYDDLKSDILEKCDNKKTLKERILIIKSDHLPVLNNRLHFLTILVGVSPLMGLLGTVMGMLSTFSLMNDVGVKKADLMAGGISEALITTQIGLIIAVPALVMLVLLRSKRDKLNNFFEKLESECNRSLMQSSEVHQ, via the coding sequence ATGGAGCAACTAACAGATTTCATATCTGAATTTTTCACGCTATGGCAAAGCGGTGGAATTTTGATGTGGCCGCTTCTTATAATTGCGATTTTTATGTATTCAAACATCTTTGACTTATTTTCAAGGTTGTCCGGTTATCAATATGACGAAGGATATGATGATTTAAAATCGGATATTCTTGAAAAATGCGACAATAAAAAAACACTCAAGGAAAGGATTTTGATTATAAAATCAGACCACTTACCGGTTCTGAATAATCGTCTTCATTTTCTAACCATTCTGGTTGGTGTTTCCCCGTTGATGGGGCTGCTTGGTACCGTGATGGGCATGCTAAGTACATTTTCACTAATGAATGATGTCGGCGTTAAAAAGGCAGACCTGATGGCAGGCGGCATATCCGAAGCTTTGATCACCACACAAATAGGTTTAATCATCGCAGTACCCGCGCTTGTGATGCTTGTCTTATTAAGATCCAAAAGAGACAAGCTTAATAACTTTTTTGAAAAACTAGAAAGCGAATGCAATAGATCATTGATGCAATCATCAGAGGTGCATCAATGA
- a CDS encoding ExbD/TolR family protein, with protein sequence MKRRLFLNMENKPSEINISPLIDIVFILLIFFIVTTVFFEETGVEVNKPQAISQQDLESKSIMIAITADGQVFYGGRNIGVVGVRNLVRRMSSREAQPVILQADAQVPTELLIKVLDEAKLGGASNVNVSTRTGG encoded by the coding sequence ATGAAACGGCGGCTTTTTTTAAATATGGAAAATAAACCAAGCGAAATTAACATATCACCACTGATTGATATTGTATTTATATTGTTGATTTTCTTTATTGTGACCACAGTATTTTTTGAAGAAACCGGTGTAGAGGTAAATAAACCACAGGCCATTTCACAACAAGATTTGGAAAGCAAATCCATCATGATCGCGATCACCGCCGATGGTCAGGTTTTTTATGGTGGCCGAAATATCGGCGTCGTCGGGGTCCGTAATTTGGTGCGCCGCATGTCATCCCGTGAAGCACAACCTGTTATCTTACAAGCCGATGCGCAAGTTCCGACGGAGCTATTGATAAAAGTACTGGATGAAGCAAAGCTAGGTGGCGCATCCAACGTTAATGTTTCAACAAGAACGGGAGGGTAA
- a CDS encoding energy transducer TonB, with product MANTLPKFKYQSSPIRVTFYALLFSLILFLLLPLSKLFQNYPAPEETMRSVELVTPPPPPPQQQIEREEEIPIEEIVDIQTEKAEIELEPLDVQIDASLEGDLTIKIDVGSFKVSQGAEGFAAEIKMFQLSELDGIPMSVNDPLFRTPPELERSRDEAVEAEALVILNEFGEVQFIQFISLSHQEANEATREYIEKLRYTPPTKDGEVGRVRFRLPIRIPLLSFQDRREIEFKDRNGQNNSAKQNN from the coding sequence TTGGCAAACACACTCCCTAAATTCAAATATCAATCCAGCCCCATTCGAGTAACATTCTATGCGCTACTCTTTTCGCTAATATTGTTTTTATTATTGCCGCTTTCAAAACTATTTCAAAATTATCCGGCACCGGAAGAAACAATGCGTAGCGTAGAGCTTGTGACACCGCCACCGCCGCCGCCACAACAACAAATAGAGCGCGAAGAAGAAATTCCGATTGAAGAAATAGTGGATATCCAAACAGAAAAAGCAGAAATTGAACTTGAACCACTGGATGTGCAGATTGATGCCAGCCTAGAAGGCGACCTAACAATCAAGATCGATGTTGGTAGTTTTAAAGTAAGCCAAGGCGCGGAAGGTTTCGCCGCAGAGATTAAAATGTTTCAACTTTCTGAACTTGATGGCATTCCCATGAGCGTTAATGACCCACTGTTTAGAACACCACCAGAACTGGAAAGAAGTCGTGATGAAGCCGTAGAGGCTGAAGCTTTGGTCATTCTAAATGAATTTGGTGAGGTTCAGTTTATTCAATTTATTTCCTTAAGCCATCAGGAAGCCAACGAAGCCACAAGAGAATACATTGAAAAATTAAGATACACGCCGCCAACAAAAGATGGTGAAGTTGGCCGAGTTAGATTCAGATTACCTATTCGTATTCCGCTTCTATCTTTCCAAGACCGTAGAGAAATAGAATTTAAAGATCGCAATGGACAAAACAACAGTGCAAAGCAGAATAACTGA
- a CDS encoding tetratricopeptide repeat protein: MFKISKTYLITLMAAIFFLAPVPAFAQLFPLSENDWDNPEFVERYLGSYGVDTELSPEISLNESTILSDLLPFIEDDIENGIFYLEPKLKADSSPVLDYMLGQLYLENQQAEEAIPHYNNAIRKFPNFLRAYKNVSIAYMQLENCEGAYPNLNKVLELGQGDGLIYGMLGYCYLKDEKFSQSLSAYIDTADILVSRNNMSMGASRGGSNNIVPSIPRAPNPKANMTIHLFEEKPDGISYDAVTLVKALKSEYQIALNP, encoded by the coding sequence ATGTTTAAGATTTCAAAAACATATCTGATTACATTAATGGCTGCTATTTTTTTTCTTGCGCCCGTTCCCGCTTTTGCCCAGCTTTTCCCCTTATCAGAAAATGATTGGGACAATCCGGAATTTGTAGAAAGATATCTTGGTTCCTACGGCGTCGATACTGAATTAAGCCCTGAAATATCCTTAAATGAATCAACTATTTTAAGCGATCTTCTCCCCTTTATCGAAGATGATATTGAAAATGGTATTTTTTATCTTGAACCGAAATTAAAAGCGGATAGCTCACCCGTTTTAGATTATATGTTGGGGCAGCTTTATCTTGAAAATCAGCAAGCCGAAGAAGCAATTCCCCATTATAACAATGCTATTCGTAAATTCCCAAATTTTCTAAGGGCATATAAAAATGTATCAATTGCCTATATGCAACTTGAAAATTGTGAAGGGGCATACCCCAATCTGAACAAAGTTCTTGAACTGGGACAAGGGGACGGCCTTATATACGGTATGCTTGGCTATTGTTATTTAAAAGATGAAAAATTCAGCCAAAGCTTAAGTGCCTATATCGACACCGCGGATATTCTTGTCAGCCGTAATAACATGAGCATGGGCGCATCAAGAGGTGGCAGCAATAACATCGTGCCTTCCATTCCCCGTGCTCCTAATCCAAAAGCAAATATGACCATTCATTTATTTGAAGAAAAGCCGGATGGCATTTCATATGATGCTGTAACTTTGGTAAAAGCGCTAAAATCAGAATATCAAATTGCCTTAAATCCTTAA
- a CDS encoding ATP-binding protein translates to MSLGEKIWHNIKNRDLMVIILTTILCYTLIKISYHALVFEGFSSPIWPVTGINLALVLLIGYRIWPSILLASFLSYINFELLFSGSSFSEATSVAIYYVPFNNILHAVGGAWALKRLKLFPNDYSSAKDILYFYLVAGCFPAFLGSTFGNINALYFNVITTEEFIREWWHWWLADVGSVIIFTTITLAIFQFPKNRNIIVSTITFIAFLIAYALFIVEQKWDRDRLTLIFEQRVANIEETIKGSNDTYRSLLNVMNSVANNPAGFSRESFLMLAHSILPRNPHINNVNWNVMVSHENLEQFKDEYNREYGLNVQLFEMHQGNRRIISDRENYIFAKYFASRTFEGNNIVYDLLIDEERKKAFQYSMEHNAIAVTAPVQAPDENGNSLLPFYLANIHDGKMSGFATIVINLGSLMSDILNSQDSEGIEIIISDITEENNPVTFFQSSSNINSNLEKIEVNIPMFNRTWKMSAYKKQDFIINERSEQSVIIGFAGMIIASLIAIGITIITGQGIFLETKVHERTKALEKANSAKSEFMANMSHDLRTPLNAIIGFSEIMKNQLFGRINNTKYNEYISDIHKSSQFLLELINDILDLSALEANKKTLTKEKINLKELINDQISTLSPLISQKDLIFSFEYDDKSPQIECDRKAINQIIINLLSNAIKFTGKGGKIGINVYPRDEHITIDISDTGEGIEKENIELILQPFTRLNDDPLLSNEGTGLGLSIVNELVKLHNGYLQIDSEPGKGTVVSIKLPA, encoded by the coding sequence ATGAGTTTAGGGGAGAAAATCTGGCATAATATTAAAAATCGTGACCTTATGGTCATTATTCTTACGACCATATTATGCTATACACTCATAAAAATCAGTTATCATGCGTTGGTTTTCGAGGGGTTTTCTTCCCCCATTTGGCCAGTGACTGGTATCAATCTTGCGCTTGTTTTATTGATCGGATATCGCATCTGGCCAAGTATTCTGTTAGCAAGTTTTCTATCATATATAAATTTTGAATTGTTGTTCTCCGGATCCTCATTTAGTGAAGCCACTTCAGTTGCTATTTACTATGTTCCTTTTAATAATATTTTGCATGCAGTCGGTGGGGCATGGGCGCTCAAACGATTAAAATTATTCCCTAACGACTATAGTTCAGCCAAAGATATTTTATATTTTTACCTTGTAGCAGGATGCTTCCCTGCATTCCTAGGCAGTACATTTGGTAATATTAATGCATTATATTTCAATGTAATAACAACCGAAGAATTTATTAGAGAATGGTGGCATTGGTGGCTCGCAGATGTAGGTTCAGTAATCATTTTTACCACAATTACACTAGCAATATTTCAGTTTCCTAAAAACCGTAACATTATAGTATCGACTATAACTTTCATCGCGTTTCTTATTGCGTATGCACTTTTCATTGTAGAGCAAAAATGGGATAGAGACCGCCTTACATTAATCTTCGAACAACGCGTAGCAAATATAGAAGAAACTATTAAAGGTTCCAATGATACATATAGATCACTTTTAAATGTTATGAATAGTGTTGCGAATAATCCTGCCGGTTTCTCAAGGGAAAGTTTTCTTATGTTAGCGCATTCTATACTTCCGCGAAATCCGCATATTAATAATGTCAACTGGAATGTGATGGTATCACATGAAAACCTTGAGCAATTTAAAGATGAATATAACCGCGAATACGGTCTTAATGTTCAGTTATTTGAAATGCATCAAGGCAATCGACGCATCATATCCGACCGTGAAAATTATATTTTCGCTAAGTATTTTGCATCTCGCACATTCGAAGGAAATAATATTGTATATGATTTACTAATTGATGAAGAAAGAAAAAAAGCCTTCCAATACTCAATGGAACATAATGCCATTGCAGTAACCGCTCCAGTTCAAGCGCCAGATGAAAATGGTAATTCACTTTTACCTTTTTATTTAGCAAACATTCATGACGGCAAAATGAGTGGTTTTGCTACTATAGTTATAAATCTTGGTTCATTGATGAGTGATATTTTAAACAGCCAAGATTCTGAAGGAATTGAGATAATAATTTCAGATATAACTGAAGAAAATAATCCAGTTACTTTCTTCCAGTCTTCATCAAACATAAATAGTAACTTAGAAAAAATTGAAGTAAACATCCCAATGTTTAATAGAACATGGAAGATGTCCGCATATAAAAAACAAGACTTCATTATTAATGAACGATCAGAACAATCAGTCATTATTGGTTTCGCCGGAATGATAATCGCTTCATTGATTGCCATAGGTATTACAATTATTACGGGACAAGGCATTTTTCTTGAAACCAAAGTACATGAAAGAACAAAAGCGTTGGAAAAAGCGAACAGCGCAAAATCCGAATTTATGGCAAATATGAGCCATGATTTGAGGACGCCACTTAATGCTATTATCGGGTTTTCTGAGATTATGAAGAACCAGTTATTTGGTAGAATAAATAACACCAAATATAATGAGTATATTTCTGATATTCATAAATCCAGCCAATTTTTACTTGAATTGATTAATGATATTCTTGATTTATCGGCACTCGAAGCAAATAAGAAAACATTAACAAAAGAAAAAATAAACTTAAAAGAACTGATTAATGATCAAATCAGCACATTATCCCCACTAATTTCCCAAAAAGATCTAATTTTTAGTTTTGAGTACGATGATAAATCTCCCCAAATTGAATGTGACCGAAAAGCGATCAATCAGATCATAATCAACCTGCTTTCCAATGCGATCAAATTTACAGGTAAAGGCGGCAAAATTGGCATCAATGTCTATCCCCGTGATGAACATATTACGATCGATATTTCAGATACCGGTGAAGGTATCGAAAAAGAAAACATTGAGTTAATTTTACAACCCTTTACACGTTTAAATGACGATCCATTACTTTCAAACGAAGGTACAGGTTTAGGGCTATCAATTGTAAATGAACTTGTTAAACTTCATAATGGATATTTGCAAATTGACAGCGAACCCGGTAAAGGCACGGTTGTTTCAATTAAATTACCGGCTTAA
- a CDS encoding NAD-dependent deacylase, translating to MIEISKDTPIVILTGAGISQESGLATFRGEGGLWKGIRVEEVASPVAFENQPDVVHSFYNKRKEKLLAPSVQPNDAHFAIKRLQDEWPGGVTLVTQNVDDLHERGGSTDIIHMHGELLKGRCTNCADVFPWEGDMDVHSECPKCHSTGTVRVHVVWFGEMPLMMPEIEDALLKCGLFISIGTSGNVYPAAGFVQVVIQNPASQTVELNLEPSLNAHQFTHGIYGPATKIVPEFVDNLLSR from the coding sequence ATGATCGAAATTTCAAAAGATACGCCGATTGTTATTTTAACAGGGGCCGGTATTTCACAAGAATCCGGCCTTGCAACATTTCGCGGTGAAGGGGGACTTTGGAAAGGCATTCGGGTTGAAGAAGTCGCTAGCCCCGTTGCCTTTGAAAATCAGCCTGATGTGGTTCATTCATTTTATAATAAACGCAAAGAAAAGTTACTGGCCCCGTCCGTTCAGCCAAATGACGCACATTTTGCCATTAAACGATTACAGGATGAATGGCCGGGTGGTGTTACACTGGTTACACAGAATGTTGATGACCTACATGAGCGTGGTGGATCAACAGACATCATTCATATGCACGGGGAATTATTAAAAGGCAGATGCACAAATTGTGCTGACGTTTTCCCATGGGAAGGTGATATGGACGTGCATTCAGAATGCCCAAAATGTCATTCAACTGGTACCGTTCGCGTGCATGTTGTCTGGTTTGGTGAAATGCCATTGATGATGCCGGAAATTGAAGATGCACTATTAAAATGCGGTCTTTTTATCTCTATCGGGACATCCGGAAATGTGTATCCTGCAGCAGGTTTTGTGCAGGTTGTAATACAGAATCCGGCTTCCCAAACGGTTGAACTAAATCTTGAACCATCTTTAAATGCGCATCAATTTACGCATGGGATATACGGCCCTGCGACCAAAATAGTTCCTGAATTTGTGGATAATTTATTAAGCCGGTAA
- a CDS encoding thioredoxin family protein, translating to MKIFMTFIMGFLFSISAVTANDENADLLGVIGPEQLQEAPYSEWYNKSAGEYEVDKASLADLDALMQGVEVKVVMGTWCHDSKREVPRFYKIINGHNANIEMIALDRNKQAPNGEIDGMGITNTPTFIFYKNGKELNRIVETPRESLEKDTIKILNGEAYRHSKMASE from the coding sequence ATGAAAATTTTTATGACATTCATTATGGGATTTCTATTCAGCATTTCTGCGGTGACGGCCAATGATGAAAATGCGGACCTGTTAGGGGTGATTGGTCCAGAACAGTTACAAGAAGCACCATATTCAGAATGGTATAATAAAAGCGCGGGTGAATATGAAGTTGATAAAGCATCACTCGCGGATCTTGATGCGCTTATGCAAGGTGTCGAGGTTAAAGTCGTCATGGGTACCTGGTGTCATGATAGCAAACGCGAAGTACCAAGATTTTACAAAATCATCAATGGTCATAACGCCAATATTGAAATGATCGCCCTTGATAGAAATAAGCAAGCGCCGAACGGTGAAATCGATGGTATGGGCATTACCAACACACCGACTTTTATATTTTATAAAAACGGTAAAGAGCTAAACAGGATTGTTGAAACACCCCGTGAAAGTTTAGAAAAAGACACTATCAAGATTTTAAATGGCGAAGCTTATCGTCATTCAAAGATGGCTTCTGAATGA
- a CDS encoding FAD-binding oxidoreductase, producing MSDVIGRIKTNFGENTVLEGDQISNRATSYWDPTPISAKAIIRPSSTEETSNILSMLNEEGQIVVTHGGLTGCAMAANTTPDHVALSLEKMNKIIEIDEIGGTITLEAGAILENVQNAVAEKRFYFPLDLGARGSCTVGGNAATNAGGINVIRYGMMRNHILGMEAVLADGTILSSMNKVIKNNSGYDLKQLFIGTEGTLGVITKLIVKLETAPKSLETAMASLSSFEKVTDFLNLMKKETASRLTAFEVMWGKYYDAVTGPDGHKPPMNRNASYYVITECSGSDPESDQAIFMNALEKAIEQGIIDDAIISKSEKERKAIWTVREGFEPILENKPIFLYDISLPIPKMDDYIQNIEKELLSEWNDADIYVIGHIGDGNLHLFICPNQGDETLHHKSNEIIYGHLRKIGGAVSAEHGIGLEKKEWLSYCRSDAEISLMRLLKRTLDPKNILNPGVIFDLDNF from the coding sequence ATGTCTGATGTCATCGGTAGAATAAAAACAAATTTTGGTGAAAATACCGTTCTTGAAGGCGATCAAATTTCAAATAGGGCCACAAGCTATTGGGATCCAACCCCCATTTCAGCGAAAGCCATTATTCGCCCCAGTTCAACCGAGGAAACATCCAACATATTATCGATGTTAAATGAAGAAGGCCAAATTGTCGTGACCCACGGCGGTTTAACAGGATGCGCCATGGCCGCCAACACCACCCCGGATCATGTGGCCCTCTCATTAGAAAAAATGAACAAAATCATCGAAATTGACGAAATCGGCGGCACCATAACATTAGAAGCCGGAGCCATTTTGGAAAATGTGCAAAATGCGGTGGCGGAAAAAAGATTTTATTTCCCGCTTGATCTTGGCGCCCGTGGAAGCTGTACGGTCGGCGGTAATGCCGCCACCAATGCCGGTGGCATTAATGTGATCCGTTACGGCATGATGCGTAACCATATTCTAGGGATGGAAGCCGTTCTTGCTGATGGCACTATTCTTTCATCAATGAATAAGGTCATCAAAAACAACAGCGGTTATGATTTAAAGCAATTATTCATCGGCACAGAAGGCACATTAGGTGTCATCACAAAACTGATTGTGAAACTAGAAACAGCCCCCAAAAGCCTTGAAACCGCGATGGCATCCTTAAGCAGTTTTGAAAAAGTAACTGATTTTTTAAACCTGATGAAAAAAGAAACCGCAAGCCGCCTTACCGCGTTTGAGGTCATGTGGGGGAAATATTATGACGCCGTCACAGGTCCTGATGGTCATAAGCCTCCAATGAACCGGAATGCGTCATACTACGTCATTACCGAATGCAGTGGTTCTGATCCAGAAAGCGATCAGGCAATCTTTATGAACGCTCTCGAAAAAGCGATTGAACAAGGCATCATTGATGATGCCATCATTTCAAAGTCCGAAAAAGAACGTAAAGCAATATGGACCGTTCGTGAAGGGTTCGAACCTATTTTAGAAAATAAGCCGATATTCCTATACGACATCAGCCTACCAATCCCTAAAATGGACGATTACATTCAAAATATTGAAAAAGAGTTGCTCAGTGAATGGAATGATGCCGATATTTATGTCATCGGTCATATCGGTGATGGCAATCTGCATCTTTTTATCTGTCCAAATCAAGGGGACGAGACACTTCATCATAAATCAAATGAGATTATTTATGGCCATTTAAGAAAAATTGGCGGTGCCGTTTCAGCAGAACATGGCATAGGACTTGAGAAAAAAGAATGGCTTTCTTACTGTCGCAGTGATGCTGAAATATCACTAATGAGACTGTTAAAACGTACATTGGACCCCAAAAACATTCTAAATCCTGGTGTGATATTCGATTTGGATAATTTTTAG
- a CDS encoding Lrp/AsnC family transcriptional regulator — MDDFDKKILKCLQEDATISTSALSEKVGLSTTPCWRRVQILEEKGYIEKRVAIVNKKQLNLGLTVIVNIKTSQHSKDWLDNFKTSIIHIPEVVEVLRLSGETDYSLKILVPNIEEYDRVYKEIISKIDDLYDVSSSFVMEEIKHTTKLPLNYV; from the coding sequence ATGGACGATTTTGATAAAAAAATTCTGAAATGCCTTCAGGAAGACGCAACAATTTCTACATCCGCTTTATCGGAAAAAGTGGGGTTATCAACCACCCCTTGCTGGCGTCGTGTGCAAATTCTGGAAGAAAAAGGATATATCGAAAAACGTGTCGCCATCGTTAATAAAAAACAGCTTAATCTTGGTCTTACTGTGATTGTAAATATCAAAACCAGTCAACATTCGAAAGATTGGCTTGATAACTTTAAAACATCCATCATTCATATCCCCGAAGTGGTCGAGGTTTTACGCCTGAGCGGTGAAACAGATTATTCATTGAAAATCCTTGTACCAAATATCGAAGAATATGACCGCGTATATAAAGAAATTATCTCAAAAATTGATGATCTTTATGACGTCAGCTCTAGCTTTGTAATGGAAGAAATTAAGCATACAACCAAGTTACCACTAAACTACGTTTAA
- a CDS encoding DUF6356 family protein, which yields MKISFTEHPASVGETYFGHMFSALSFCAKMTVALMACLVHAFLPFLFEKTGSQMITRLMDDMVHHRDKREKETGEVVAE from the coding sequence ATGAAAATTTCGTTTACAGAACACCCGGCATCCGTTGGCGAAACTTATTTCGGACACATGTTTTCAGCACTTAGTTTTTGTGCAAAAATGACCGTTGCATTGATGGCTTGTCTTGTACATGCCTTTCTTCCGTTTCTGTTTGAAAAAACAGGAAGTCAAATGATCACGCGCCTTATGGACGATATGGTTCACCACCGCGATAAGCGTGAAAAAGAAACAGGCGAAGTTGTGGCGGAATAA
- a CDS encoding DUF6691 family protein, translating to MGKIVFGFLAGLLFGIGLVVSGMSNPAKVLNFLDLFGTFDPSLMFVMGGAVVTVFIGYRLVLKRELPILSDAFQIPTRQDLDKNLIIGAAMFGIGWGIGGFCPGPAVTAITLGSEGIAYFFPAMIVGLMISKVLKS from the coding sequence ATGGGTAAGATTGTTTTTGGATTTTTAGCAGGTCTGCTTTTCGGTATTGGCCTTGTGGTCTCAGGGATGAGCAATCCCGCGAAAGTATTAAATTTTCTCGATCTATTTGGTACTTTTGACCCAAGTCTGATGTTTGTAATGGGTGGTGCTGTCGTGACAGTATTTATCGGTTATAGGCTGGTTTTAAAAAGAGAGCTTCCGATATTAAGCGACGCATTTCAAATTCCAACCCGTCAGGATCTTGATAAGAACTTGATTATCGGTGCGGCAATGTTTGGTATCGGTTGGGGAATTGGTGGGTTTTGCCCTGGCCCTGCGGTTACGGCAATTACACTTGGTAGTGAAGGAATAGCTTATTTCTTTCCGGCAATGATCGTCGGATTAATGATATCTAAAGTGCTAAAATCTTAA
- a CDS encoding YeeE/YedE family protein, translating to MTEFTPIESLVGGTLIGLSAVMLMLFHGRIAGVSGILGRLLPPYSGGKGGNIWRLAFVLGMIVAPSLVMMITGNPIDHVVSNDMMTMIAAGLIVGIGTGIGSGCTSGHGVCGIPRLSKRSIIATVTFMAFGIITVFIIRHVVGV from the coding sequence ATGACAGAATTTACACCAATCGAATCTTTAGTCGGGGGGACATTAATTGGATTATCTGCAGTGATGCTGATGTTGTTCCATGGCCGCATTGCAGGAGTGAGTGGCATTTTAGGGCGACTTTTACCGCCCTATTCAGGTGGAAAGGGCGGTAACATTTGGCGTCTTGCTTTTGTGCTCGGCATGATCGTCGCGCCGTCACTAGTCATGATGATAACAGGAAATCCAATTGATCATGTGGTTTCAAATGACATGATGACAATGATTGCGGCAGGTTTGATTGTTGGTATTGGCACCGGTATAGGTAGTGGCTGTACAAGCGGGCATGGTGTTTGCGGAATTCCAAGGCTTTCCAAAAGATCAATCATTGCCACCGTTACATTTATGGCGTTTGGTATTATCACCGTGTTTATCATCAGACATGTGGTGGGGGTATAA
- a CDS encoding TetR family transcriptional regulator C-terminal domain-containing protein, whose product MSKQTNYAFVDQSNPDKKQLFIDAAICSLAKHGYKGTTVRKIAEYAGVAPGLLTHYFDGKEVLIAESYQYLAQSFLNDFRQNIDNSENNPLIVLRSFIENIFRADGLGPEPLRVWLSFWTLTLTEPDLRSTHQEIYKSYIKSIEELLKDAHDYSSTPPSMNINSMAIGIMSLLDGMWLECCLNPDALSQNKNIEIVFDFVESTTGLKLKTI is encoded by the coding sequence ATGTCAAAACAAACAAATTATGCTTTCGTTGATCAATCTAATCCAGATAAAAAACAGCTCTTTATCGATGCCGCAATTTGCTCATTAGCCAAACATGGGTACAAGGGAACGACAGTTAGAAAAATTGCTGAATACGCCGGGGTGGCCCCGGGGTTACTCACCCATTATTTCGATGGTAAAGAAGTCCTGATCGCGGAAAGTTATCAATATCTTGCGCAGTCATTCCTAAATGATTTTAGACAAAATATTGATAATAGTGAAAATAATCCGCTGATTGTTTTACGTTCCTTCATTGAAAATATTTTTAGGGCAGACGGGCTTGGTCCAGAACCCCTTAGAGTATGGCTGTCTTTCTGGACACTCACCCTAACCGAACCAGATTTAAGATCAACCCACCAAGAGATATACAAAAGTTACATCAAATCTATTGAAGAGCTTCTTAAAGATGCGCACGATTATTCATCGACCCCGCCTTCAATGAATATAAATTCAATGGCAATTGGTATTATGTCATTGCTTGATGGTATGTGGCTTGAATGCTGTTTGAACCCGGATGCGCTTTCCCAAAATAAAAACATCGAAATTGTTTTTGATTTTGTCGAAAGCACAACCGGATTAAAACTCAAAACTATTTAA
- the purU gene encoding formyltetrahydrofolate deformylase, whose protein sequence is MKKNDTTTVLTVCCPDKIGLVAALSGFLTSNGAFIREANHYFEEKSGKAFLRFSFTEESAPLGVKVWQECSKAIAKQYEAEMRFYDMTKPMRVVIAVSKFGHCLHDLIHRWKANVLPIEICAVISNHEEMRSFVEWSGIPYHHLPITKKTKKDQENQIRELFASYDAELLVLARYMQILSEDMCRDFSGKAINIHHSFLPSFKGARPYSQAHDKGVKIIGATAHYVTTDLDEGPIIEQAVERVDHATSVDAFVNIGRDTESVALMRAVRWHAERRVMLSGRRTVVFK, encoded by the coding sequence ATGAAAAAGAATGACACAACGACCGTGCTTACGGTCTGTTGCCCGGATAAGATCGGCCTTGTTGCAGCGCTATCGGGATTTTTAACATCCAATGGCGCCTTTATCCGCGAAGCAAATCATTATTTTGAGGAAAAATCCGGCAAGGCGTTTTTAAGGTTTTCATTTACTGAAGAAAGCGCGCCGCTTGGTGTTAAGGTTTGGCAGGAATGTTCAAAAGCGATTGCCAAGCAATATGAAGCCGAGATGCGTTTCTATGACATGACCAAGCCAATGAGAGTGGTGATCGCTGTATCAAAGTTTGGTCATTGTCTTCATGATTTGATCCACAGATGGAAAGCAAATGTGCTGCCGATTGAAATCTGTGCGGTTATTTCCAATCATGAAGAAATGCGTTCCTTTGTTGAATGGTCGGGTATACCATATCATCATCTGCCAATAACAAAGAAAACAAAGAAGGATCAGGAAAATCAGATTCGTGAACTCTTTGCGTCGTATGATGCTGAATTATTGGTGCTTGCACGGTATATGCAAATTCTATCCGAAGATATGTGCCGTGATTTTAGCGGAAAAGCGATTAATATTCACCATTCATTCTTGCCAAGCTTCAAGGGTGCGAGACCATATAGTCAGGCACACGACAAGGGTGTAAAAATTATTGGTGCGACCGCACATTATGTGACCACTGATTTGGATGAAGGTCCAATTATCGAGCAAGCCGTAGAACGTGTTGATCACGCGACATCCGTTGATGCTTTCGTGAATATCGGCAGGGACACTGAAAGTGTTGCGCTGATGCGCGCAGTACGCTGGCACGCCGAAAGACGTGTGATGCTCAGCGGCAGAAGAACAGTTGTTTTTAAATAG